The following proteins are co-located in the Syngnathus scovelli strain Florida chromosome 5, RoL_Ssco_1.2, whole genome shotgun sequence genome:
- the fgf8b gene encoding fibroblast growth factor 8b yields the protein MNQYLNYYKMRLRASRFGYLLLQFTALCFYAQNTVQSPPNFKHHVTEQSRLSDRMSRRLTRTYQLYSRTSGKHVQVLSNKRINANGDDGAAHAKLEVETDSFGSRVRIRGVKSGYYICMNKRGKLIGKKKGRGKDCIFTEIVLENNYTALQNAKYEGWYMAFTRKGRPRKASKTKQHQREAHFMKRLPRGHLLSEKRPFDVLPLSVLPLSKRTKHSHQQRSVGR from the exons ATGAATCAATATTTGAATTACTACAAGATGAGGCTGAGAGCATCGAGGTTTGGTTATCT GTTACTTCAGTTCACAGCGCTTTGCTTTTACGCACAG AACACAGTGCAGTCTCCTCCTAATTTCAAGCACCATGTCACCGAGCAGAGTCGGCTGTCGGACCGGATGAGCCGCCGGTTGACTCGAACCTATCAACTGTACAGTCGAACCAGCGGGAAACACGTCCAGGTGCTGTCCAACAAGAGGATCAACGCTAACGGGGACGATGGAGCAGCGCAcg CTAAACTCGAGGTGGAGACAGACTCTTTTGGGAGTCGTGTGCGGATCAGAGGGGTGAAGAGTGGATACTACATTTGCATGAATAAGCGAGGGAAGCTGATTGGAAAG aagaagggaagaggtaaagatTGTATCTTCACCGAAATTGTTCTGGAAAATAACTACACAGCGCTCCAGAACGCCAAATACGAAGGCTGGTACATGGCTTTCACACGCAAGGGCCGTCCAAGGAAGGCCTCAAAGACCAAGCAGCACCAGAGAGAGGCCCACTTCATGAAGCGGTTACCTCGGGGCCACTTGCTGAGTGAGAAGAGACCATTTGATGTTCTACCACTTTCTGTTCTTCCTTTAAGCAAGCGGACTAAACATTCGCATCAGCAGCGCTCAGTGGGCCGCTGA